The Acidithiobacillus ferrooxidans ATCC 23270 genomic interval AATCCCGATCGCGCCCTGGCGAGCATGGGTATCTACGTATTCAACACCGACTTCCTCTATGAACAACTCATTCGCGATTCCGACAGCCCCGATTCCACCCACGACTTCGGCAACGACCTCATCCCTTATATGATATCGCGCTACCGGGTGATCGCGCATCGCTTCCGCAATAGCTGCATTGCCAGTTCCGAGGGGGCCAACAGCCGCTGTTACTGGCGGGATGTAGGCACGGTGGATGCCTACTGGGCCGCCAATATCGACCTCGTACACGTCACACCCGATCTCGACCTCTATGACAGCCGCTGGCCGGTCTGGACCTATCAGGAACAACTGCCGCCAGCCAAATTCGTATTCGACGACGAAGGCCGACGGGGCATGGCGCTGGACAGCATCGTCTCGGGCGGATGCATCATCAGCGGCGCCACCGTCCGCCGCTCCCTGCTCTTCTCCAACGTGCGGGTCAAGGACGGTCATACCTTGGTCGAAGACTCGGTCATCCTGCCCAACGTGCGCATGGGCGAAGGCGCCCGGCTGCGCAAGGTGGTAGTGGACAAGGGTACGATCATCCCGAACGGACTGGTGGTCGGCGAAGACCCGGCCGAAGACGCCCGCCGTTTCCATCGCACGCCCAACGGGGTAACCCTGATTACCCCGGAACTGCTGGGCCAGCAACTGCATTTCGTGAGGTAACCCCCATGCCCCCGGCGCGTGCGCTTCATGTCATTTTCTGCTGGCACATGCACCAGCCTGATTACCGCGATGCCGACGGCTTCTACACCCTGCCGTGGACCTACCTGCATGCCTGCAAGGACTACGCGGATATGGTGGCACATTATGAGGAGAACCCCCTCGCCCGGGGAGTGTTCAACTTCGTGCCGATATTGATCGAGCAGTTGGAGGACTATACCGAGCAATTCCGGAGCGGGCAGTTTCGCGATCCGCTGCTGATTGCACTGGCCACGGGAGACCTCAAGACACTGCCCAACGAACAGCGGCATTTCCTTCTGGAGCAATGTTTTCGCCTCGACCACGAGCACATGCTCACCCCCTTCCCGCCCTATCGTCGCCTGTATGAGATTTACCAGCTCATATTGGAGGACGTTAAGGAGATGGCGGATTATCTCTCGGTACAATACATCGCGGACCTTCTGGTCTGGTACCACCTGGCCTGGACCGGGGAAACCGTGCGCCGCGGCAGTCCCTTTCTCCAGTCACTGTTCGCCAAAGGCCATGCTTTCAGCCAGGAAGACCGCCGGCAACTGGTGGCGTTTCTCGGCGAACTCATCGCCGGCCTGATTCCCCGCTATCGCGCCTTGGCGGAAGCGGGACGTATCGAAA includes:
- the glgC gene encoding glucose-1-phosphate adenylyltransferase translates to MSEEGSLGVTNSPRFVSNLTKNTLALVLAGGRGSRLGPLTDWRAKPAVPFGGKFRIIDFCLSNCLNSGIRRIGILTQYKSHSLIRHIQLGWGFLRGEFSEFTEILPAQQRMNTGWYKGTADAIFQNIDILRAHRPRFVIILAGDHIYKMDYGQMLAEHVQNQADMSVACIEVPLEEARAFGVMSVNSEDRITAFTEKPQDPVPTPGNPDRALASMGIYVFNTDFLYEQLIRDSDSPDSTHDFGNDLIPYMISRYRVIAHRFRNSCIASSEGANSRCYWRDVGTVDAYWAANIDLVHVTPDLDLYDSRWPVWTYQEQLPPAKFVFDDEGRRGMALDSIVSGGCIISGATVRRSLLFSNVRVKDGHTLVEDSVILPNVRMGEGARLRKVVVDKGTIIPNGLVVGEDPAEDARRFHRTPNGVTLITPELLGQQLHFVR